Proteins encoded within one genomic window of Eurosta solidaginis isolate ZX-2024a chromosome 1, ASM4086904v1, whole genome shotgun sequence:
- the LOC137253325 gene encoding tRNA (cytidine(32)-2'-O)-methyltransferase-like: MGKTSKDKRDIYYRLAKEEGWRARSAFKLLQIDEQFHILKDVTRAVDLCAAPGSWTQVLSKRLYENRTDNEEVKIIAVDLQAMAPLPGVTQLQGDITKLSTAQAIIDHFGGELQKAQLVICDGAPDVTGLHDIDEYIQSQLLLAALSITTHVLMTGGNFVAKIFRGKDTNLLYSQLRIFFEKVSIAKPASSRNSSIEAFVVCQNYRCPEGYVPQMINPMINDVQIIVSETDSKINHKLIPFVVCGDLRGFDADMSYSLNLDENSEYTYREVVQQPISPAYKEILDKLKNCSIKHGAITVQHENGAGMIKSSESNEDKEH, from the exons ATGGGCAAGACCTCTAAAGATAAACGTGATATATACTATCGTTTAGCGAAGGAAGAAGGTTGGAGAGCACGTAGCGCTTTCAAATTACTCCAAATTGATGAACAGTTTCACATATTGAAAG ATGTTACACGTGCCGTGGACTTGTGTGCTGCACCCGGTAGTTGGACTCAAGTGCTTTCCAAACGTCTCTATGAAAATCgtacagacaacgaagaggtaaAAATTATTGCAGTCGATTTGCAAGCAATGGCACCTTTACCTGGTGTTACGCAGCTGCAAGGTGACATAACAAAATTAAGTACAGCACAAGCTATAATTGATCATTTTGGCGGAGAATTACAGAAAGCGCAATTAGTCATATGTGATGGTGCACCAGATGTCACCGGACTACACGACATTGATGAGTATATACAAAGCCAATTGCTTCTGGCCGCATTAAGTATAACCACTCATGTGCTAATGACTGGAGGAAATTTTGTTGCCAAGATTTTTCGCGGCAAGGATACTAATTTGTTGTATTCTCAGTTGCGTATATTCTTTGAAAAGGTATCAATAGCTAAACCTGCTAGTTCGCGTAATTCAAGTATTGAAGCATTTGTAGTATGCCAAAATTATCGCTGTCCTGAAGGATATGTGCCACAAATGATCAATCCTATGATCAATGATGTGCAAATAATTGTCAGTGAGACAGATTCGAAAATTAATCATAAACTAATACCGTTTGTGGTGTGCGGCGATTTAAGAGGATTCGATGCTGATATGTCATACAGCTTAAAC CTCGATGAGAACTCGGAGTACACCTACAGAGAAGTAGTGCAGCAACCTATTTCTCCAgcttacaaagaaattctagataAACTTAAAAATTGTTCTATTAAACACGGTGCAATTACTGTTCAGCATGAAAACGGCGCTGGAATGATTAAATCTTCAGAATCAAATGAGGATAAGGAGCATTAA
- the mTerf5 gene encoding transcription termination factor 5, mitochondrial, with translation MLLNSKPRLRQVIRPLNAILYRRYTAMETPKTMEVKNMKIPPEPATVMDMPVEEPIKRKRIRIIEKIVKTPSERPAILDVPIEEPINAHILTNQIGSTHHHWSNALEKYPKLSKIKRKDILNSCKALKKLNFDVESILSKPLILYQNALTIQNRYEVLTECGFDPITLMLLTKYVRVMNNTVTKLKSFGYIPFETNMLENLCKCFTDVELYAKRFGELNDDMLIRQLREYVLNAYLRQRLNMNDDEIKKLWTVYTRIRHRSFKSVEAVIQLLLGELQFPKERIIKNAYLLYADVDNIRRIIQEIPSINGQDIRDIVYRRPKIVMSSCDGLLKSLEYIKAYGINESAITRCLEILTLGPDTILDRLKDLLAIEEFKVLSTNPRILRLVHYQNKARIRLEYLNHLKVRCASLHILSGASEKFAKFAHDGTDRTKGRDVLVFLENVLEKDQLHLRSLLSRHPNWCHIPVLQVKQCLEFLRSKNFTLACIYNNIYVLLYPIERIEEKLRQLYEPEYQEDLQLPIDSIYKLKKSEILTLILYLIECEYHFTGDGIWTQQQIHSVENFNNLLPDFPESINKVYKYGVKPSVSSNSKVKKPFAFTVQN, from the exons ATGCTTTTAAACAGTAAACCACGTTTAAGGCAAGTCATAAGGCCACTCAATGCAATATTGTATAGGAGATATACCGCTATGGAAACGCCAAAAACGATGGAAGTGAAGAATATGAAAATCCCACCGGAACCTGCCACGGTAATGGATATGCCGGTTGAGGAGCCAATAAAACGAAAAAGGATTCGGATAATTGAAAAGATTGTCAAAACACCATCAGAACGTCCGGCGATACTGGATGTGCCGATTGAAGAGCCCATTAATGCACATATTTTAACTAATCAAATTG GCTCAACTCATCACCATTGGTCGAACGCACTAGAAAAATATCCGAAATTGAGTAAGATAAAACGAAAGGACATACTCAATTCATGTAAAGCATTGAAGAAACTAAATTTCGATGTTGAGTCTATACTTTCAAAGCCATTAATATTATACCAAAACGCACTTACAATTCAAAATCGCTACGAAGTACTTACTGAATGTGGGTTTGATCCTATCACATTGATGCTTCTAACAAAATACGTAAGAGTTATGAATAACACTGTAACTAAATTGAAATCCTTTGGATATATTCCATTCGAAACGAATATGTTGGAGAATTTATGTAAATGCTTTACCGACGTTGAGTTATACGCAAAACGTTTCGGTGAATTGAATGATGATATGTTAATCAGGCAATTGCGCGAATATGTACTCAATGCCTACCTTCGTCAACGTTTGAATATGAATGAtgatgaaattaaaaaattatggaCTGTTTATACTCGAATTCGCCATCGCAGCTTCAAGTCCGTTGAGGCAGTTATACAATTACTTCTTGGTGAATTGCAATTTCCAAAAGAACgtattataaaaaatgcatacTTACTGTATGCTGATGTCGATAACATACGTCGCATAATTCAAGAAATTCCAAGTATAAACGGTCAAGATATACGTGATATTGTCTATCGGCGACCAAAAATTGTGATGTCTTCTTGTGATGGGTTACTAAAGTCCCTGGAATATATCAAAGCGTATGGTATAAATGAATCAGCTATTACAAGATGTTTGGAAATACTTACACTTGGTCCTGATACAATATTAGATCGACTTAAAGATCTACTCGCTATAGAAGAATTCAAAGTTTTATCTACTAATCCGCGTATATTACGCTTAGTTCACTATCAAAATAAAGCACGTATTAGACTGGAATATTTGAATCATCTAAAAGTACGCTGTGCTTCATTACATATTTTATCAGGTGCCTCCGAAAAATTTGCAAA GTTTGCGCATGACGGCACAGATCGCACAAAGGGTCGTGATGTGTTAGTCTTTTTGGAAAATGTTCTAGAGAAAGATCAACTACATTTACGATCTCTACTTTCAAGACATCCAAATTGGTGTCACATACCAGTGTTGCAAGTAAAGCAATGTTTGGAATTTTTGCGCTCCAAAAATTTTACACTCGCCTGCATATACAATAATATATATGTGCTATTATATCCTAT AGAACGCATTGAAGAAAAGCTGAGGCAGCTGTATGAACCGGAATATCAAGAAGATTTACAACTGCCAATTGATAGCatatataaattgaaaaaaagcGAAATATTAACGCTGATACTATATTTAATTGAATGTGAGTATCATTTTACTGGTGATGGAATTTggacacaacaacaaatacatagCGTTGAGAATTTTAATAATTTACTTCCCGATTTTCCGGAAAGTATAAATAAAGTATACAAGTATGGTGTAAAACCTAGCGTTTCAAGCAACTCTAAGGTAAAGAAGCCTTTTGCGTTCACCgtacaaaattga
- the LOC137240045 gene encoding fatty-acid amide hydrolase 2 codes for MAKTFKSALTTLLPYLHIILDRILEFVLGWILGAARSVPIPPTKKHELLSKSAVELARLIRERKLQSYEVVKAYYDRIIAVNRELNAVVDGPFLEALDEAKAIDERLERGQISEDELQRKPFLGVPFTTKDSTEVAGKLHTLGLVSRRMERSLQDAECIRLMKESGAIILATSNVPEVNKWIETRNMLIGQTKNPYDYRRSVGGSSGGEAALISACCTAFGLGTDIGGSIRIPAFNCGIFGHKPSKGVVNMRGCTFRSGYEEHTMVCAGPMTRYATDLIPIIKVISAPKMLTKLRLDDNVNLKTLRYFYIPTNKMMQCNPIGSEEQTLMFKICQHFKTLTGNEVKLANLPNLEMSGKMWRYWMTQEPANFNKLLGNGATLNPYIELFKKLLGRSEFTMAAIYSLIDALLPAEKEQQIRDATKNCKETLTELLGDNGVLFFHSSPRTAPFHYYPLVKIMDFSYFSIFNVLQVPVTQVPMGLDSRGMPMGIQVVATDMNDRLCLYVAKELERTFGGWVPPYKKQ; via the coding sequence ATGGCTAAAACGTTTAAATCAGCACTCACTACTCTTCTACCATATCTACATATAATTTTGGATCGAATTTTGGAATTTGTGCTTGGTTGGATTTTGGGTGCAGCACGTAGCGTACCAATTCCACCAACTAAAAAACATGAACTCTTATCGAAAAGTGCTGTGGAACTTGCACGCTTAATACGTGAAAGAAAATTACAATCGTATGAAGTAGTAAAAGCATATTATGATCGTATAATTGCCGTGAATCGTGAGCTAAATGCTGTTGTAGATGGTCCATTTTTGGAAGCATTAGACGAAGCAAAGGCTATTGATGAGCGTTTGGAAAGAGGTCAAATCTCCGAAGATGAACTGCAACGAAAACCATTTCTTGGTGTACCATTCACCACTAAAGACAGTACAGAAGTAGCAGGAAAATTGCACACGTTAGGTTTAGTTTCACGCCGCATGGAACGTAGCTTGCAGGACGCAGAATGTATACGTTTGATGAAAGAAAGTGGTGCTATTATTTTGGCAACATCAAATGTACCCGAAGTTAATAAATGGATTGAGACGCGTAATATGTTAATAGGACAAACTAAAAATCCCTATGATTATAGACGTTCTGTTGGTGGTTCGTCTGGTGGTGAGGCAGCGCTAATTAGTGCTTGTTGTACCGCATTCGGTTTGGGTACTGACATTGGCGGTAGCATACGTATACCTGCTTTTAATTGTGGCATATTTGGGCATAAACCTAGTAAAGGTGTTGTTAATATGCGCGGTTGTACATTTCGTAGCGGCTATGAGGAGCATACTATGGTTTGTGCTGGTCCAATGACACGATATGCTACAGATTTAATACCAATAATCAAAGTAATATCCGCGCCGAAAATGCTCACAAAATTGCGTTTAGACGATAACGTAAATTTGAAAACATTACGTTATTTTTACATTCCTACAAATAAGATGATGCAATGTAATCCAATTGGCTCTGAGGAGCAAACGCTTATGTTTAAGATATGTCaacattttaaaactttaacAGGGAATGAGGTAAAATTGGCTAACTTGCCAAATCTTGAAATGTCTGGAAAAATGTGGCGTTATTGGATGACGCAAGAGCCagcaaatttcaacaaattattAGGTAATGGCGCTACGCTTAATCCTTATATTGAGTTATTCAAAAAATTACTTGGACGTAGTGAATTTACAATGGCAGCAATTTACTCATTGATTGATGCGCTACTGCCGGCAGAAAAAGAGCAACAAATACGTGATGCAActaaaaattgcaaagaaacacTTACAGAGCTACTAGGCGATAATGGCGTATTATTCTTCCATAGCTCACCGCGTACAGCTCCATTTCATTACTATCCTTTAGTTAAAATTATGGATTTTAGTTACTTCAGTATATTTAATGTTTTACAAGTACCAGTAACGCAAGTACCGATGGGCTTAGATTCCAGAGGAATGCCAATGGGTATTCAAGTTGTGGCTACAGATATGAATGATAGACTGTGCTTATACGTTGCCAAGGAACTGGAGCGTACATTCGGCGGCTGGGTGCCACCATATAAGAAACAATAA